ttaacatgaaattATGATTAGTGAGATGAAATATTGCGGTATAACATGGCAGAAAGCTGTGGAGGAATTCCATATTTAACACCTGACATGAGAAAAAAGTAATCACAGCCTCCTTTTAAATCAATTCTCAAAGCACAAATAGAATTAACAATGTCATATTATTCATTGCCTTGATTGCAGCAATTTAAAATCAGAGTTCTCCCACCTAAGCAACCCATGCTTTGTTTAAAGGACACTGTATGTGTTTACCTCATGTGTGAAGTTTTCTATAAAGGTTTAATCGGACAATTCAATCCATCAAAGCTTCAGATAGAGAGGTACAAGAGCTGGCAGCGAGAAATACTCCTATGTGCATCAGGGCAGTGATGCGTCTGTTCTGAGAGACCGTGTGAatacaaggggggggggcatcctCATTCACCACTTGGATTGTTACTGGTTTGTACAGTCCTTCAGTGGCCCTGAAATTAAAACCGGCATTTCAAATTTTGCCCGTGTATATTTACACACAAGCAAAAAGAGAACTGGATGGGAGGAAGCATTGTGTTGAAGGCAACCTGATTTGTTATAGCCTAAATGGAGATAACGATTTCATGTTGGTTACATCAAATCCTCCATTGCTGTCAGACTGAGATAAGTGCAGAGTTGGTGCAGGGCCTAGAAGGAAAATCGGTTTGGTATCCAGGGTGAGCTTTTATGCCTCCACTCCCTCTAACTCGGGGGGCAGAGGGGATTTCGGGTGCTTGCTCTCAAAGTGTTGCTTGAAGGTTTTTGGGTCGGGCATCTGGGACTGCAGGAAGGaacaaatataatgtaatggTTTCAGGACGTAGCAGAGGCCTTGTCTTTGAAAATATAGCGTCTCAGTGCTCAAAATATGTTATACACTTCTAAAAGAAAAGGGACCAAACGGCAGCAGAATGATCACGTTAAACTGAAAGATAAAGCCTTTGCCCATCCTGAGTCAGGTTTTGGCTTCTGGGTTGTCAGAGTTGAGACTTCATACTCACCCTGCACACAGCGCAGGTGAACACTAGTGCTGCCTTGGCTGCCGTCTTCTGATCATGACTTTTGGCCTTCTTCATTTCCGCCTGCTTCTTGGCGTTTTTCTGCTGAGACTGAAGCTTCTGATGCCCGCGTGCCATTCTGGCCAAGCCTAAGGGTAGAAAGCAAGGACAAAAGGACTTAATGTTTACAGATACACATCAGTGTTGTGGACAGGGCTGCACAACATAgcgtcttttgtttttttaacgtcATCACGATATCAAAAGGCTGCGACTTATCGCAAAAGACACTCACAAAAGATTTGTTAGTGGAAAGTAAATtgcagtagaaaactgcactttaaaaagtAACCGTCACTCTTTTTAAGTGCCTCCTTTAATATTCAAGTCAATGCtcaatttgtttaataaaatgaTGGAAATGATTTCCCTTTATATGTTTTAAAGTCAGCAAGCAGTTTGTTGTATCATAGCAGAATACTGAATACAGCATAACTGAGAACACttaaatatctgtttatttatcacaagtaatatcgttatcaAAATACTCAACGTTATTGAACATCGCATATTTTGCttatatcgtgcagccctagttgtgAACATACTTAACTTTCTATTACTGTTGGTAGCCCACTCATCTACCATCAACAAGTCACTTAATAGTTATTTTAGTGCCCACAGAGAAGGTTTGCATAATACCATGTTTACGGTCATGGCAATTCTCTCACTATTTTTCAATCAATCGTTTGCAGAGCCAATGCAATGCTTTTCTTATAGGAAGCTACATATTTAGTGGATataaacactggaaaaagaaagaaaagcattaaaaagaaCCAACTACTGCCAGTCAGCCAGGGTCAGGCAAAGTAAACAAGATAAAGCTTGAAAGTCAGGTgcttttagatgaaacagaaacaaaacctTTCCTTACATGAGGGTATGTGTAATGGATTCCATGAAAGACATTCAGGACAGGGGAAACTAAACAACATTAGAACTGCTTAGCTTAGGGGCTGATTCCAGGAAGAAATTGTCTGGGTAATTCTGTTCCAGGTTTTAATCAGCAAAGATAACAAATAAGTTTCTTGGAACAGGACCAGGTCTGGCAGGTTGTGCTAGAGATTTACTTGCAATTGGTCTTTAAAAGAGTGGTATTGGGGAAAGAAACAAGTTCTCTCTTACCCTCACAGCAATGGGCCTCAAGATTTTGTCACAATATAAGTTACTAATGCAGCAGCCACCTTTAGGCCTTAAACAGATTG
Above is a window of Etheostoma spectabile isolate EspeVRDwgs_2016 chromosome 14, UIUC_Espe_1.0, whole genome shotgun sequence DNA encoding:
- the znf706 gene encoding zinc finger protein 706 (The sequence of the model RefSeq protein was modified relative to this genomic sequence to represent the inferred CDS: added 10 bases not found in genome assembly); protein product: MDSGLARMARGHQKLQSQQKNAKKQAEMKKAKSHDQKTAAKAALVFTCAVCRSQMPDPKTFKQHFESKHPKSPLPPELEGVEA